The genomic segment CAGGAGAAAAGGGGCAGAGATTACTTGTCCAATATCTTTGAGAAACAAGACAAGAATAAGGACCGGAAGATTGACTTTTCTGAGTTCCTGTCCTTGCTGGCGGACATAGCCACAGACTATCACAACCACAGCCACGGAGCACAGCTCTGTTCTGGGGGaaatcagtgagcccagaggcctCCGGACAACCCAAGAAACAATAAAGTGTCTTTTCTCACCAGAAACTTGTGTTACTTCCTCCTTTTTGTTGCTGCATGTAGCTCAGAGAGAATACACAATGGTCAGTTACCTGCTTTGAAGATTCCCCAGTATATGAGCAAATTCTTCCCAGCAAATCTCCTTCCCAGTGTACAGCAGTGATGAGAGTTTTTGCAAAGAAAATTAACAAGTTTATTGTCTAAGAGGAAACATCTCCTGAGGAAATACACAGACAGGCAGATTCACAATCACTCTGTGTGGTTTCAACACATGCCCACCTCCAAACACCCTCATTCACACAATCCCAACCATCTAAATGATGCAGTTGCTTCTGAAGACACTGGAATGTGGCCAGCGCATTTCCCTGGGAGATCAGTCTCTTGCTCTGTACCCCCAGCCCTCACCGCCTGTAGGGACCCAGGGTCAGGGTGTCTCTCTGGCCAGAGCGGGCAAGAGATTCCCCACCTTCATCAATTAGGTTGTTCCTCAGCAGAGGAATTATCCTTGGATATTGACAGTTTATATCGGCTATTCCATGCACCTGTGATTAGAGAGAAGAAAAGTATGAGGCTGTTACCATCCTGTGTTCTGTGCGCTAAGTCTTCTGGCATGCAATTTTTGTcctcagaaaatgaaaactctttAAGCCAATGGtcccagaagaaaacagagtGTACCCCTGTTAGAAGGGCTGGACTATTTCATGTAGGATCTCTGAGTTTCAACTTGACCAACAGTTACAAAATTCTTATTCAAAGGGGAAACATTTCTGCTGAGGAAAATACCTACTGTTATATGTAGTAATCGATGCAGTCTTTTTAAATGTCCTTTTGAATCAGGTCTGTGTTAATAATAGTTTTACCCTCAATATATCCCCCGCCAAGGCATTGTATACGTAAGTGATAATGTATGTTGTCAGATTTCTATAACTGTGTTcaactgaattaaaaataaagaaatgaaggaacaCTCTTATCCCAGATAAAGACAGGTGCACTTACCTTTAGGCTACCCAGAGCCTGTTCCGCAGCCAAGGCATGTGGCAGCTCCTCCACCAGGTCTCCATGGGAGCTGGAGGGGCAAAGGGTCAAGACACTGATGAGGCTGTTCAGGAATCCCTCAgcgttttttttttcctgatgggaACATGGGGTGGAGTGTATGCTTAAAGGAGGTTAGTAACTATGGACTGAGCTGCCGTTGACTCATCCTCTTTGTTGGATGAAGGAGAGCAAAGGAGAGGAACAGGAAAGATATGAAACGGAGCTTCTGCATTTTAACTAATGAGAAGCTAAccaatggggaaaaaacaaacactaaaatGCATGCTGGCTTTCCATGATAGGGACCCTTGACCCTCCTGCCTGTTTTGAGCTTCTGCTAAATCATCCATGTCTTCCCAGATCGCTGCCTCCCAAGGATCCACAGCTGCAGTTATTGTGCTTACTAAGTCGCCTATGAGACTTTGTTTTTGATTAAAAGCAAACTCTTTTAGGGGACTGTATTCAATCCTGCCTTTCCAAATAGATTTTATcaatcaagttttattttttcccagtcattttccaaataatgtgtgcatgtccactgagttagtggcTGTCCGCACTCACAGAAGTCATACATTTAATCATCCAAGTAGCTCCAGAATGAGAGAAGTACCCCTTTTCCATCAGCAGCCATATTCTCCTGAAAGAAAAGTGGGGAATGAGAGAGTTAAGTCTTgggtaggttgataaggagtccaggGCCCCAGAAAAGGAGGAAGGGGTCTGGAGCCCTCAAGGGGGAGAATGGGGTCCGGGTTCCTcgagaaggagaaaaggacaaactttttcccTACATTCCTTTGTttagtcacataaaacttttttttttttttttttaagcccagagctaaagATTACATGACAAAACAACATATCTtgctcaatcagttcagttgctcagtcgtgtctgactgtgatcccatggactgcagcatgccaggcctccctgtccatcaccaactcccggagtccatccaaacccatgtccattgagtcggtgatgccatccaaccaccttaatctctgtctttcccttctcctcctgccttcaatcttttccagcatcagggtctttcccaatgagtcagttcctcgcatcaggtggccgaagtattggagtttccagcttcagcgtcagtccttcaaataaatagtcaggactgatttcctttagatttgactggtttgatcttgctgtccaagggattctcaagagtattctGAAACAtcacatggtccactggagatgggaatggcaaaccagttcagtattcttgccttgataaccccatgaacagcatgaaaatgcaaaaagatatgacactgaaagatgaactccccagctcagtaggtgtccaatatactactgcagaagagcagagaaattgctccagaaagaatggagaggctgagccaaagtgaaaacaatgcccagctgtggatttgactggtgatggaagtaaagtgtGATGCTCTAAAGAATGATATTGcgtaggagcctggaatgttaggtctacgaatcaaggtaaattggaagtggtcaaacaggagatggcaagagtgaatgttgacattttaggaatcagtgaactaaaatggactggaacgggcaaatttaactcagatgaccattatatctactactgtgggcaagaatccatgagaagaaatggagtagccctcatagtcaacaaaagagtctgaaatgcagtacttgggtgcagtctcaaaaatgacagaatgatctctgttcgtttccaaggcaaaccattcaatatcacagtaatccaagtctatgctctaaccagtaactctgaagaagctgaagttgaatgtgtctatgaagacctacaagactgtttagaactaacactcaaaaaagttgtccttttcatcataggggactggaattcaaaagtaggaagtcaagaaacaccaggctgctgctgctgctgctgctaagttgattcagccgtgtccgactcgtaacaggcaaattgggccttggagtacaaaatgaagcagggcaaaggctaacagagttttgccaagagaacgcactggtcatagcaaacaccctcttccaacaacacaagagacaactctacatgtGGACCCCATCAGATAATCAGTTCTGAAatctgattacattctttgcagc from the Bos javanicus breed banteng chromosome 3, ARS-OSU_banteng_1.0, whole genome shotgun sequence genome contains:
- the LOC133240881 gene encoding protein S100-A7 — encoded protein: MSSSQLEQAITDLINLFHKYSGSDDTIEKEDLLRLMKDNFPNFLSACEKRGRDYLSNIFEKQDKNKDRKIDFSEFLSLLADIATDYHNHSHGAQLCSGGNQ